The following are encoded together in the Zingiber officinale cultivar Zhangliang chromosome 8A, Zo_v1.1, whole genome shotgun sequence genome:
- the LOC122011112 gene encoding uncharacterized protein LOC122011112 translates to MNKVFRQQIGRNMEVYVNDILIKYLRAADLCADVEETYQTLRAYDIKLNPSKCLFGAKGEKFLGYIVTEWGIEANSSKFGDFVWKKVKPDGDVTKMEAPWAGPFKIVEKHRSGTYYLEDEDGRRLERPWSPTTSNRTELGERCADVTNAM, encoded by the exons atgaataaggtgttccggcAGCAGATCGGACGAAACATGGAAGTATATGTCAACGATATACTCATCAAGTACCTCCGGGCCGCCGACCTCTGTGCAGACGTAGAGGAAACCTACCAGACGCTTCGCGCATATGACATtaagctgaacccgagcaaatgTCTGTTCGGCGCAAAGGGCGAAAAATTCCTCGGCTATATTGTCACCGAGTGGGGCATCGAGGCGAACTCTAGTAAG TTCGGCGACTTCgtctggaagaaggtgaagccagaCGGCGATGTCACTAAGATGGAGGCCCCTTGGGCCGGACCCTTCAAGATTGTGGAAAAGCACCGGTCAGGCACCTATTACCTAGAGGACGAGGATGGGCGGAGGCTAGAGCGTCCATGGAGTCCAACTACCTCCAACCGTACTgagttgggtgaaaggtgcgctgatgtaactaATGCCATGTAA
- the LOC122009924 gene encoding IQ domain-containing protein IQM4-like, whose translation MTKHTFCLAVERSLSFKNWEVTEPDAEAIPPSEDLKLQPPSLRIPANFPAPHLELPQKQVFEFQSPRPVCELDAAATKLQKVYKSYRTRRNLADCAVVVEELWWKALDFASLRRTSVSFFNVEKPEPAVSKWARAKKRLARVGKGLSKNEKAQKLALRHWLEAIDPRHRYGHNLHLYYDVWFASESTQPFFYWLDVGDGREVNLEECRRCKLQKQCITYLGPKEREAYEVIVEDGKLVYKMSETLVNTTEGSKWIFVLSTSRSLYVGKKTKGTFQHSSFLAGGATTAAGRLVAHEGTLQAIWPYSGHYLPTEDNFNEFISFLEDNEVDLTNVKRCSVDDDDYTSASKSLAGDHLESAAEAVGGSETGPRADVGTAALDLRNDAAGERKATPLPLTRRASSKWTTAAGARISCVRDYPADLQSLALEQVNLSPRVALSPAADKFKTPIPSPRPSPTLRLSPRLQRMAVLTPSAPPSPQRSPKVRLSPWEPYRGLA comes from the exons ATGACCAAACATACCTTTTGTTTGGCCGTGGAGAGATCGCTGAGCTTCAAGAACTGGGAAGTCACCGAGCCCGACGCAGAAGCAATCCCCCCCTCGGAAGACCTCAAGCTGCAGCCGCCATCTCTCAGGATCCCGGCGAACTTCCCGGCGCCGCATCTCGAACTCCCGCAGAAGCAGGTGTTTGAGTTCCAGTCGCCGCGGCCAGTGTGCGAGCTCGATGCGGCGGCGACCAAGCTGCAGAAGGTCTACAAGAGCTACAGAACGAGGAGAAATCTCGCCGACTGCGCAGTTGTAGTAGAAGAACTCTG GTGGAAGGCACTGGATTTCGCATCTCTCAGGCGTACCTCGGTCTCATTCTTCAACGTCGAGAAGCCGGAACCTGCAGTCTCTAAATGGGCAAGGGCAAAGAAGAGACTAGCCAGG GTCGGCAAGGGTCTCTCCAAAAACGAGAAAGCCCAGAAATTAGCACTAAGACATTGGCTCGAAGCT ATTGATCCGAGACATAGGTATGGGCACAACTTGCATTTATATTACGACGTCTGGTTTGCAAGCGAAAGCACTCAGCCATTTTTTTACTG GTTGGATGTTGGAGATGGAAGAGAAGTAAACCTCGAGGAGTGCCGAAGATGCAAGCTTCAAAAGCAGTGCATCACCTATCTTGGTCCA AAAGAGAGGGAAGCATATGAAGTCATAGTCGAGGatggaaagcttgtgtacaaaaTGAGTGAAACGCTAGTGAACACCACTGAGGGATCAAAGTGGATATTTGTGCTCAGCACGTCTAGATCATTATATGTGGGGAAG AAGACGAAGGGCACATTCCAGCACTCCAGCTTTTTAGCTGGGGGTGCTACAACGGCAGCAGGAAGACTGGTGGCACATGAAGGCACACTCCAG GCTATATGGCCATACAGTGGCCATTATCTTCCCACAGAGGATAATTTTAATGAGTTCATCAGTTTCCTGGAGGACAATGAAGTGGACCTGACGAATGTCAAG AGATGCTCCGTCGACGACGACGACTACACTTCAGCCAGCAAGAGCCTCGCCGGTGACCACCTCGAGAGTGCCGCGGAGGCGGTAGGCGGGTCGGAGACGGGACCCAGAGCCGACGTCGGGACGGCCGCATTGGACCTGCGAAACGACGCTGCCGGCGAGAGGAAGGCGACCCCGTTGCCGCTCACCAGGCGGGCGTCGAGCAAGTGGACGACGGCCGCCGGCGCCCGCATCAGCTGCGTCCGCGATTACCCGGCGGACCTCCAATCGCTGGCGCTCGAGCAGGTCAACCTCTCGCCGCGGGTGGCCCTCTCCCCCGCTGCCGACAAATTCAAGACCCCGATCCCGTCGCCGCGGCCGAGCCCCACATTGCGGCTCTCTCCGCGTCTCCAGCGCATGGCCGTCCTCACGCCGTCCGCACCGCCGTCGCCGCAGCGAAGCCCTAAGGTTCGGCTCTCGCCGTGGGAACCCTACAGGGGATTGGCTTAG